The following coding sequences are from one Helicoverpa zea isolate HzStark_Cry1AcR chromosome 4, ilHelZeax1.1, whole genome shotgun sequence window:
- the LOC124629510 gene encoding protein lethal(2)denticleless → MNDIQCLIDRQLGIYCRLNYDNILKRLVVDSEESFYGLQNANIAANFDQDPPIFACRFSEAPGYEHILALANEDGRVAIQDTTNVKTASTLEGFQCHNNAVFDLAWMPQHMNFVTVSGDHTACLWDVAEGAPRRVLVFSSHTRSVKTAVFRPTEPSVFATGARDGHILVWDIRANNQPSVVLKPDNCLMNCHSSFNPKTPGSHGKRPRIDTPRAISITGLVFQDDMTLISCGECDGNIKVWDLRKNYNIYKREPLPKHSIPYCGSSTKNGYTNLIVDDTRMRLYASCMDNVIYCFNISTYNAMPEQRYIGHQNSTFYIKTCLSPDCMYLVSGSSDKNAYVWNVKYSEPVVRLAGHWAEVTCAAWCQLGDTKLVTCSDDARHKLWRIGRDVADLPASAAAELRGRAELVPRTDIASLPQWGALDKTPNSLKRKLVTTPGSYSAKRMRSQGNASIRKTKRCLTDLMNASRDTEEAEISIKRLKLEPLPEENEPKLLPAGIKRHGDCLEQSPPRNIQIDSPDDWCYIPKAGSSFMTPTKNYESRNCKLLSPKGIKPLSPTSSHNRSPETPNKVRIISFGTPTKNLPNFVLDGEAPHLRLMSPVKKKDATTDWLTRIAREKRKCGDADRLTTPAPPSPKENVPARRTSVSERTPKSNKKSRTLFKYFNVTVKEK, encoded by the exons ATGAATGATATTCAGTGTTTGATTGATCGTCAGCTTGGCATTT ACTGTCGGCTGAACTACGACAATATTTTAAAGCGGCTGGTGGTGGATAGTGAAGAATCCTTCTATGGGCTGCAGAATGCAAACATCGCGGCTAACTTCGACCAGGATCCTCCGATATTCGCGTGCCGATTCTCGGAGGCTCCCGGTTACGAGCACATCCTCGCTCTCGCCAACGAGGATGGCAGAGTTGCCATTCAG GATACAACCAATGTAAAGACTGCTAGCACATTGGAAGGATTCCAGTGTCATAACAATGCTGTTTTCGATTTGGCGTGGATGCCACAGCATATGAACTTTGTTACTGTCTCAG gtgATCATACAGCTTGTCTGTGGGATGTAGCAGAAGGGGCTCCTAGAAGGGTTCTCGTATTTTCAAGTCACACACGATCTGTAAAAACTGCAGTATTCAGGCCTACCGAACCTTCAGTGTTTGCCACGGGTGCGCGGGACGGACACATTCTGGTGTGGGACATTAGAGCCAACAACCAACCttcagttgttctcaaaccAGACAACTGCCTCATGAACTGCCACTCCAGCTTTAACCCCAAGACGCCGGGCTCGCACGGCAAGCGGCCACGCATCGACACCCCTCGCGCCATCAGCATCACTGGCCTTGTCTTCCAGGACGACATGACCCTCATCTCCTGCGGAGAGTGCGACGGCAACATCAAGGTGTGGGATCTCCGCAAGAACTACAACATATACAAGAGAGAGCCACTCCCCAAACATTCCATACCATACTGTGGCAGTTCCACCAAGAACGGATACACCAACCTGATAGTAGACGATACCAGAATGAGACTGTATGCCAGCTGTATGGACAATGTCATCTACTGCTTCAATATATCAACCTATAACGCTATGCCAGAGCAGAGGTACATCGGCCACCAGAACAGCACGTTTTACATCAAGACTTGCCTCAGTCCCGACTGCATGTACCTAGTGAGCGGCAGCAGCGATAAGAACGCGTACGTGTGGAACGTGAAGTACTCGGAGCCGGTGGTGCGGCTGGCGGGGCACTGGGCCGAGGTGACCTGCGCCGCCTGGTGCCAGCTCGGCGACACCAAGCTCGTCACGTGCAGCGACGACGCGCGGCACAAGCTGTGGCGCATCGGCCGCGACGTGGCGGACCTGCCCGCGTCCGCCGCCGCCGAGCTGCGCGGACGCGCGGAGCTGGTGCCGCGGACGGACATCGCGTCGCTGCCGCAGTGGGGCGCTTTGGACAAAACTCCTAACTCGCTCAAAAGGAAACTGGTCACAACGCCCGGCTCCTATAGTGCCAAACGAATGCGTTCACAAGGCAACGCTTCTATCAGAAAAACAAAACGTTGCCTCACAGACCTCATGAACGCTTCTAGAGATACAGAGGAAGCtgaaatttcaatcaaaaggcTGAAATTGGAACCTCTCCCTGAAGAAAATGAACCGAAGTTACTCCCGGCAGGAATCAAACGTCACGGAGATTGTTTAGAACAAAGTCCTCCAAGAAACATTCAAATCGACTCACCCGACGATTGGTGTTATATACCTAAAGCGGGCTCTTCATTCATGACGCCCACTAAAAATTATGAAAGTAGAAACTGCAAGTTATTATCACCGAAAGGTATAAAGCCGTTATCTCCTACTAGTTCACATAATAGATCTCCGGAGACACCAAACAAAGTTAGAATCATATCATTCGGCACTCCTACCAAGAACCTTCCGAACTTCGTGTTGGACGGCGAGGCGCCGCACCTGCGGCTCATGTCGCCCGTCAAGAAGAAGGACGCCACCACGGACTGGCTCACGCGCATCGCCCGCGAGAAGCGCAAGTGTGGCGACGCCGACAGGCTGACCACGCCCGCGCCTCCCAGCCCCAAGGAGAACGTCCCCGCCAGGAGAACTTCCGTGTCCGAGAGAACTCCTAAAAGTAATAAGAAAAGTAGAACgctattcaaatattttaatgtaacagTCAAAGAAAAATAG
- the LOC124629512 gene encoding 3-oxoacyl-[acyl-carrier-protein] reductase FabG-like has protein sequence MNIDFTDKVVLVTGASAGIGESTALLFAALGAKLSLVGRNEGKLRAVAAACHKLRGLQPLPIVADLGTDEGVHKTAKETLDHFGRLDVLVNNAAIGALTSLQQLDMKTFDEVFRIDVRGVYQLTGLLVPALIESKGNIVNISSIVATMVNVGSLPYSMAKAALDHFTRIVALELAPKGVRVNAVSPGITVSDFIKRITDQTEEQYREWLAQYSKNIPMGEPCLGDDIAKMVVHIASEHSRLVTGAIVEVDGGLRFTPMAGSR, from the exons ATGAATATCGACTTCACTGACAAAGTGGTGCTGGTGACGGGCGCGAGCGCCGGCATCGGCGAGTCGACGGCGCTGCTGTTCGCCGCGCTGGGCGCGAAGCTGTCGCTCGTGGGCAGGAATGAAGGCAAGCTGCGCGCCGTGGCGGCCGCGTGCCACAAGCTGCGGGGGCTGCAGCCGCTGCCCATCGTCGCAGACCTCGGCACCGACGAGGGCGTCCACAAGACCGCCAAGGAAACACTCGACCATTTCGGAAG ACTGGATGTCCTCGTGAATAACGCAGCCATTGGCGCCTTGACCTCTCTGCAGCAGCTGGACATGAAGACGTTCGACGAGGTGTTCAGGATAGACGTGCGCGGCGTGTACCAGCTCACCGGGCTGCTGGTGCCCGCCCTCATAGAGTCCAAGGGCAACATCGTCAACATCTCCAGCATAGTCGCTACCATGGTCAATGTTGGCAGCTTGCCATACTCCATGGCGAAG GCGGCGCTGGATCACTTCACTCGCATTGTGGCGCTCGAGCTCGCTCCGAAAGGCGTCAGAGTAAACGCAGTCAGCCCGGGAATCACG GTTTCAGACTTCATAAAACGCATAACGGATCAAACGGAGGAGCAGTACCGCGAGTGGCTGGCGCAGTACAGCAAGAACATACCCATGGGCGAGCCGTGCCTGGGAGACGACATCGCTAAGATGGTGGTGCACATCGCCAGCGAGCACAGCCGCCTCGTCACCGGCGCCATCGTCGAGGTGGACGGCGGCCTCCGGTTCACTCCCATGGCCGGTAGTAGGTAA
- the LOC124629511 gene encoding uncharacterized protein LOC124629511, which yields MECESHEENGRDRVSAPRAVRAVGGVGRGGGRVRVAGAAAAAGSRAVGAGGGAMVPAHAGLVAANALAPLAPFMSNMDEISYWICTKRAPCLMNYDNVKNQTEQAQCSKSKPKSVPSAAEVPSPKKKKKRKLSLLEDDSGSAEKQQNVYFDSSQQQKPTVMSSCKSDTLGSDLDFNIKNTSVQGKSKRSRQQKNSRTTLHKKNKVITSTPKVMNLRRSVRQAQQTLNNNTQLNSSFEIFNNSLINGNKHAQIEHKSPEKLKKSPELLAGGDQTVDNKRNTPASKVNRSKNELHNGQFEDLSDVSGFTANYIRSTKIQSTKTPRKLRCKNSRNLVKESRQCLPKDNTMVVCVNKSMNTGIPKSAALNCSTESENVLNLITKGVDKSVKVSKSTSLLKFMDVKNSKSVKESNNKVDGSRTRAKANLNVSFQSQSTTSRYPKRYRNQITSDMVEDTGDSNQADKKRKISKNSSDFNNSDRKENPEAAVVSRTRSGRNIGLTLRQPENSVLVLSNSTEQVSSMVTMNVAGPTPQRDTLKKKKRITRHSRSKKALEKQESPLRDSLRDKSGFAACFSDSDDSEPLKQRKFFCA from the coding sequence ATGGAATGTGAGTCTCACGAGGAAAATGGAAGAGATCGGGTGTCTGCACCGCGGGCAGTTCGGGCAGTCGGCGGCGTCGgacgcggcggcgggcgcgtgCGTGTGGCCGGCGCCGCTGCGGCAGCTGGCTCGCGTGCTGTCGGCGCAGGTGGCGGCGCTATGGTGCCAGCTCACGCGGGTCTCGTCGCCGCCAACGCTCTCGCACCACTCGCTCCCTTTATGAGCAACATGGATGAAATATCTTATTGGATTTGCACCAAGCGGGCACCTTGCCTGATGAACTATGACAATGTTAAAAATCAAACTGAGCAAGCACAGTGTTCCAAAAGTAAACCAAAAAGTGTTCCCAGTGCTGCCGAGGTGCCTTCgcctaaaaagaaaaagaagagaaAGCTGTCTCTGTTAGAAGACGACTCTGGGTCTGCGGAGAAGCAGCAAAATGTTTACTTTGATTCTTCTCAACAGCAGAAGCCCACTGTGATGAGTAGTTGTAAGTCTGACACATTAGGTTCAGACTTGGACTTCAATATCAAGAACACTTCAGTGCAAGGCAAGTCCAAGAGATCAAGACAACAGAAGAACAGTAGGACTACATTGCACAAGAAGAATAAAGTGATCACATCCACTCCCAAGGTGATGAACCTAAGAAGGAGTGTGCGCCAGGCACAACAGACCCTCAACAACAACACTCAGCTTAATAGTTCCTTTGAGATATTTAATAATAGTCTAATCAATGGCAATAAACATGCTCAAATTGAACACAAGTCACCCGAGAAGCTGAAGAAGTCTCCAGAGTTACTAGCAGGAGGAGACCAGACTGTGGATAATAAAAGAAACACTCCAGCCAGCAAGGTGAACAGGTCTAAAAATGAGCTGCACAATGGACAGTTTGAGGATCTCAGTGATGTGTCTGGCTTTACTGCTAATTACATAAGGTCCACAAAAATACAGTCTACTAAAACACCTAGAAAGTTAAGATGTAAAAATAGTAGGAACTTGGTGAAAGAATCGCGGCAATGTTTACCGAAGGACAACACTATGGTAGTGTGTGTGAACAAGTCTATGAACACCGGAATACCTAAATCGGCAGCACTGAACTGCAGTACGGAGTCAGAAAATGTGCTAAACTTAATAACCAAGGGTGTTGATAAGTCTGTCAAGGTTAGCAAAAGTACATCTTTACTCAAGTTCATGGATgtaaaaaatagcaaaagtgTAAAGGAGTCCAACAATAAAGTGGATGGCAGCCGAACTCGAGCCAAGGCCAACCTAAATGTATCATTCCAGTCACAGAGCACTACATCACGGTATCCGAAACGGTACCGCAATCAAATCACATCAGACATGGTAGAGGATACTGGTGATTCAAACCAAGCAGACAAAAAACGAAAGATTAGTAAAAATTCAAGTGACTTTAACAATTCTGATAGAAAAGAGAATCCAGAAGCTGCAGTGGTTTCTAGGACTAGAAGTGGCAGGAACATTGGCTTAACACTAAGGCAGCCTGAGAACTCTGTTCTGGTTCTGAGCAATTCTACAGAGCAGGTGAGCTCCATGGTGACCATGAATGTGGCCGGCCCCACACCTCAGAGGGATACACTCAAGAAGAAGAAAAGGATCACAAGACATTCACGTTCAAAGAAAGCACTTGAAAAACAGGAAAGTCCGCTACGGGACTCTCTACGAGACAAGAGTGGGTTTGCTGCTTGCTTCTCTGACAGTGATGATAGTGAACCTCTCAAGCAAAGGAAATTCTTCTGTGCTTAA